Proteins encoded by one window of Vicinamibacterales bacterium:
- the purF gene encoding amidophosphoribosyltransferase, with product MFDKLHEECGVFGIYGHPEAANLTYLGLYALQHRGQESAGIAVADGVRLRTVRQMGYVAEIFTQPVLATLPGHIAIGHTRYSTAGESSVGNAQPLVIDCVHGEIGICHNGNIVNARELRDELVRQGSIFQTNSDTEVVLHLFARSQARNPDAALVESIAKLTGAFSFAFATKDRLVAVRDPHGFRPLALGRLGEAWVVCSETCAMDLVGATYVRDVEPGEVLIIGPDGPRSERPFPPGPSAHCIFEHVYFARPDSEVFGRSVSDVRTNLGRQLARESAVPADVVVPIPDSGVCAAIGYAEQAGIPMRLGLIRNHYVGRTFIEPAQSIRHFGVKVKLNPVRSILAGQRVVLIDDSIVRGTTSRKIVKMVRAAGASEVHVRISCPPTISPCFYGVDTPQRSELIAATHSLDEIRRYLEADSVAYLSLEGLLAAVTPDSGRYCTSCYTGRYPVAFPRDQAAYLQLTLKLDGRGAPMPAPQAEPVA from the coding sequence ATGTTCGACAAGCTTCACGAGGAATGCGGCGTCTTCGGCATCTACGGCCATCCAGAGGCCGCGAACCTGACATACCTGGGCCTGTACGCGCTGCAGCATCGGGGACAGGAAAGCGCTGGCATTGCAGTGGCGGACGGCGTTCGGTTGCGGACCGTTCGACAGATGGGCTACGTGGCCGAGATCTTCACGCAGCCGGTGCTGGCGACGCTCCCCGGGCACATTGCCATCGGCCACACCCGATACTCCACCGCCGGCGAGAGCTCGGTTGGCAACGCGCAGCCGCTCGTCATCGATTGCGTCCACGGAGAGATCGGCATCTGCCACAACGGCAACATCGTCAACGCTCGCGAGCTGCGCGACGAACTGGTGCGGCAGGGGTCGATCTTCCAGACCAACAGCGACACCGAGGTCGTGCTGCACCTCTTCGCCCGGTCGCAGGCGCGCAATCCGGACGCAGCGCTGGTCGAGTCCATCGCCAAACTTACGGGCGCGTTCTCCTTCGCGTTCGCCACCAAGGACCGCCTGGTCGCCGTCCGCGATCCCCATGGATTCCGCCCGCTCGCCCTCGGACGCCTGGGCGAGGCGTGGGTGGTGTGTTCCGAGACGTGCGCGATGGACCTGGTGGGGGCCACCTACGTTCGGGACGTGGAGCCCGGTGAGGTCCTCATCATCGGCCCGGATGGTCCAAGATCGGAACGGCCGTTCCCGCCCGGGCCGTCCGCGCACTGCATCTTCGAACACGTCTATTTCGCCCGGCCGGACAGCGAGGTGTTCGGCCGAAGCGTCAGCGATGTCCGCACCAACCTCGGGCGCCAGCTGGCGCGCGAGTCCGCCGTGCCGGCGGATGTGGTGGTGCCCATTCCCGACTCAGGGGTGTGCGCGGCCATCGGCTACGCCGAACAGGCCGGCATCCCGATGCGGCTCGGGCTCATCCGGAACCACTACGTGGGCCGCACCTTCATCGAGCCGGCGCAGTCCATCAGGCACTTTGGCGTCAAGGTCAAGCTGAACCCGGTCCGGAGCATCCTGGCGGGACAACGCGTGGTGCTCATCGACGACTCGATCGTGCGCGGCACCACCAGCCGAAAGATCGTGAAGATGGTGCGGGCCGCCGGAGCGTCCGAGGTGCACGTCCGGATCAGCTGCCCGCCCACCATCTCCCCGTGCTTCTATGGCGTGGACACGCCCCAGCGCAGCGAGCTCATCGCCGCGACCCATTCGCTCGACGAAATCCGCCGCTACCTCGAGGCGGACTCCGTGGCGTATCTGAGCCTCGAGGGGTTGCTGGCGGCGGTGACCCCTGACAGCGGACGGTACTGCACGTCGTGCTACACGGGCCGCTACCCGGTCGCGTTCCCCCGCGATCAGGCCGCGTACCTCCAGCTGACGTTGAAGCTCGACGGCCGGGGCGCTCCGATGCCCGCGCCGCAGGCGGAGCCCGTGGCATGA
- the purM gene encoding phosphoribosylformylglycinamidine cyclo-ligase, which yields MSGASYKGAGVDIDAGNETVRRIKSIARATATKGVLSEIGSFGGLFSLSAGGWRDPVLVASADGVGTKLKVAFMTGVHDTIGRDLVNHCVNDILVQGASPLFFLDYLATGRLSPDVAAQIVTGLAAACRENGCALLGGETAEMPGFYSDGEYDVAGFIVGAVERSKVIDGKGLVPGDVLLGLASDGLHTNGYSLARHIAFDRLGLRHDSLVADLGETVGAALLRPHKSYLRAVTPLLERGIVKGLAHITGGGMTDNLPRILPPGTAAEVRAGSWPSQPVFDWLVGAGGVSFDDRYRTFNMGVGLVVAVGSADVDTARALLADAGEPASDIGRVVAGAPAVTYV from the coding sequence ATGAGCGGCGCCAGCTACAAGGGTGCGGGCGTCGACATCGACGCCGGAAACGAAACGGTCCGCCGCATCAAGTCGATTGCCCGCGCGACCGCCACCAAGGGCGTCCTGTCCGAGATCGGGTCGTTCGGGGGTCTCTTCTCCCTGAGCGCCGGCGGTTGGCGGGATCCAGTGCTGGTCGCGAGCGCCGACGGCGTAGGCACGAAGTTGAAGGTCGCGTTCATGACCGGGGTCCACGACACGATCGGACGGGACCTCGTGAACCACTGCGTCAACGACATCCTGGTCCAGGGCGCCTCGCCCCTCTTCTTCCTGGACTACCTCGCCACCGGCCGGCTCTCGCCAGACGTGGCGGCGCAGATCGTCACCGGCCTTGCCGCGGCCTGCCGTGAGAACGGATGCGCGCTCCTCGGCGGCGAGACCGCCGAGATGCCGGGCTTCTACAGCGACGGCGAATACGACGTGGCAGGCTTCATCGTGGGCGCGGTGGAGCGGTCGAAGGTCATCGACGGCAAGGGGCTCGTGCCTGGAGACGTTCTCCTGGGCCTCGCGTCGGACGGCCTGCACACCAACGGCTACTCCCTGGCGCGGCACATCGCCTTCGACCGTCTAGGGCTTCGCCACGACAGCCTCGTCGCCGATCTGGGGGAGACCGTTGGCGCCGCGCTGCTCCGCCCCCACAAGTCCTACCTGCGGGCCGTCACGCCGCTTCTGGAACGCGGCATCGTGAAGGGGCTGGCCCACATCACCGGGGGCGGCATGACCGACAACCTGCCGCGAATCCTGCCTCCCGGCACCGCAGCGGAGGTTCGCGCTGGAAGTTGGCCCTCGCAGCCCGTGTTCGACTGGCTCGTCGGGGCCGGCGGTGTCTCATTCGACGACCGGTACCGCACGTTCAACATGGGCGTCGGACTCGTCGTCGCCGTCGGCAGCGCCGATGTGGACACCGCGCGCGCGCTTCTGGCCGACGCAGGTGAACCGGCGAGCGACATCGGCCGCGTCGTGGCCGGTGCGCCGGCCGTGACCTATGTCTGA
- the purN gene encoding phosphoribosylglycinamide formyltransferase: MSDASGARRLGVLVSGRGSNLQALIDAVAAGGLNATIALVISNVPGVAALDRAAAAGIETKVMPHHVWPAREAYDEALAAAFLERRVHLVCLAGFMRRLSARFLERFGGPVLNVHPSLLPSFPGLDAPGQAVAHGVRTAGCTVHLVTPELDAGPIVAQACVPVSPADTAETLAARILVEEHRLFPRAVATILAGGWRVDGRRFLPAEPPSVAGPARP, from the coding sequence ATGTCTGACGCCAGCGGTGCGCGCCGCCTCGGCGTCCTGGTGTCGGGCCGGGGCTCCAACCTCCAAGCCCTGATTGACGCTGTCGCGGCCGGTGGGCTGAACGCCACCATCGCGCTCGTGATCTCCAACGTGCCGGGTGTGGCGGCCCTGGATCGGGCCGCGGCGGCGGGCATCGAGACGAAGGTGATGCCGCACCACGTCTGGCCGGCTCGTGAGGCGTACGACGAGGCGCTGGCCGCGGCGTTCCTTGAACGGCGGGTGCACCTCGTGTGCCTGGCGGGATTCATGCGGCGACTGAGCGCCAGGTTCCTCGAGCGATTTGGTGGCCCCGTCCTGAACGTCCACCCGTCGTTGCTGCCGTCCTTCCCTGGTCTCGACGCCCCTGGACAGGCCGTCGCCCACGGCGTGCGGACCGCAGGATGCACGGTCCACCTGGTGACGCCAGAACTTGACGCCGGTCCGATCGTGGCGCAGGCCTGCGTGCCCGTGTCGCCTGCGGACACCGCCGAAACCTTGGCGGCGCGGATCCTGGTGGAGGAGCACCGGCTCTTCCCGCGCGCCGTGGCGACGATCCTGGCTGGCGGGTGGCGCGTGGACGGCCGCAGATTTCTTCCGGCGGAACCCCCGTCCGTCGCTGGGCCGGCCCGCCCCTGA
- a CDS encoding metallophosphoesterase, with protein MGAVVGRVAYGAFYERHQVRLEERDLDVPGLPAALDGLRIGLITDVHVSASVADEDVLEAVRLLSKARPDVVALGGDYVTNLDTSRAVKAAEMLAPLAGARDGAFAVLGNHDDDRVMPSALAERGFAVLRDQWTQVGIRGERIDVAGLKYWTRRPADIERALSGAGPTTFLLAHDPRRLDDAARLGVRLVLAGHTHGGQVVLPWIGAFAARRFPVVAGAARKEDTALFVSRGVGTVVAPIRINCPPEVSVLVLRGNRA; from the coding sequence ATGGGCGCGGTGGTCGGTCGGGTGGCGTATGGCGCCTTCTACGAGCGCCACCAGGTCAGGCTCGAGGAGCGCGACCTCGACGTGCCGGGCCTGCCCGCCGCCCTCGACGGCCTGCGGATCGGTCTCATCACCGACGTCCATGTGTCCGCCTCGGTGGCCGACGAGGATGTGCTCGAAGCGGTGCGCCTGCTATCCAAGGCGCGGCCAGACGTCGTGGCGCTCGGCGGCGACTACGTGACGAACCTCGATACGTCGCGCGCCGTGAAAGCCGCGGAAATGCTGGCGCCGCTCGCCGGGGCCCGTGACGGCGCCTTCGCCGTGCTCGGCAACCACGATGACGACCGCGTGATGCCGTCGGCCCTTGCGGAGCGGGGCTTTGCCGTGCTTCGCGACCAGTGGACGCAGGTCGGGATCCGTGGGGAACGGATTGACGTCGCAGGGCTGAAGTACTGGACCCGCCGGCCGGCGGACATCGAGCGTGCCCTGAGCGGCGCCGGCCCGACGACCTTTCTCCTCGCCCACGACCCGAGGCGCCTCGACGATGCCGCCCGCCTCGGCGTCAGGCTCGTGCTGGCCGGCCACACGCATGGCGGTCAGGTCGTGCTGCCGTGGATCGGAGCCTTCGCGGCCCGCCGGTTTCCTGTCGTGGCCGGAGCGGCCCGGAAGGAAGACACCGCGCTCTTCGTCAGCCGCGGCGTTGGAACGGTCGTCGCGCCGATCCGCATCAACTGCCCGCCAGAAGTGTCCGTGCTGGTGCTGCGCGGCAACCGGGCGTGA
- the tyrS gene encoding tyrosine--tRNA ligase, translated as MNVLDELRWRGLLQDRTEGLEAALAAGPVTAYIGFDPTAPSLHAGSLLTVMGLARLQRAGHRPIALVGGGTGLIGDPSGKSQERNLLTLEQTAQNADGIRRQLERFLDFSPGASNAALLRNNVDWLRPIGLLDFLRDVGKHFTVNAMMAKDSVKRRIEGTEGISFTEFSYQLLQAYDFLVLHDRDQCLLQLGGSDQWGNITAGCDLIRRVRNTRAHGLVWPLLTTASGAKFGKTESGAIWLDAGRTSPYRFYQFWLNTDDRDVAQHLKWFTFLDRSEIDEIIAGHETAPERRQAQRVLAAQVTTLVHGARELEKAERASSVLFGGRLADADAEDVLTVFDDVPALAMPRHELSGGISAVELARRAALVASKSEGHRLVKQGGLYVNDRRVTESDATVSTGDLIGGRVLVLRKGQRERRVVSVEG; from the coding sequence GTGAACGTACTCGACGAGCTTCGCTGGCGAGGACTGCTGCAGGACCGCACCGAGGGACTCGAAGCCGCGCTGGCTGCCGGGCCCGTCACGGCATACATCGGGTTCGACCCGACCGCCCCGAGCCTCCATGCGGGCTCACTACTGACGGTGATGGGGCTTGCTCGGCTGCAGCGCGCGGGGCACCGCCCGATCGCGCTCGTGGGCGGAGGCACGGGCCTCATCGGCGATCCCAGTGGCAAGAGCCAGGAACGCAACCTGCTGACGCTCGAGCAGACCGCCCAGAACGCGGACGGGATTCGCCGCCAGCTGGAGCGATTCCTCGACTTCTCTCCGGGCGCGTCAAACGCGGCGCTCCTCCGGAACAACGTGGATTGGCTGCGGCCCATCGGCCTGCTTGACTTCCTGCGAGACGTGGGAAAGCACTTCACCGTGAACGCCATGATGGCGAAGGACTCCGTGAAGCGTCGGATCGAGGGCACGGAGGGGATCAGTTTCACGGAGTTCAGTTACCAGCTCCTGCAGGCGTACGACTTCCTCGTGCTCCACGATCGTGATCAGTGCCTTCTGCAACTGGGAGGCAGCGATCAGTGGGGCAACATCACCGCCGGATGCGACCTGATTCGCAGGGTCCGTAACACACGCGCCCATGGCCTGGTGTGGCCGCTGCTGACGACTGCCAGCGGCGCGAAGTTCGGAAAGACTGAGAGTGGCGCAATCTGGCTGGACGCAGGCCGTACGTCCCCGTACCGCTTCTACCAGTTCTGGCTGAACACGGACGACCGTGACGTGGCGCAGCACCTGAAGTGGTTCACGTTCCTCGACCGGAGCGAGATCGACGAGATCATTGCTGGACACGAGACGGCCCCGGAGCGCCGCCAGGCGCAGCGAGTACTCGCGGCCCAGGTCACGACGCTCGTGCACGGCGCGCGAGAGCTCGAAAAGGCTGAACGCGCGTCGTCGGTACTGTTCGGCGGCCGGTTGGCCGATGCCGACGCCGAGGACGTGCTTACGGTGTTCGACGACGTGCCCGCCCTGGCGATGCCACGCCACGAACTCAGCGGCGGCATCAGCGCCGTCGAACTTGCGCGCCGTGCGGCGCTCGTCGCGTCGAAGAGCGAGGGGCACCGACTGGTGAAACAAGGCGGTTTGTACGTGAACGATCGCCGCGTCACGGAGAGCGACGCGACCGTGTCGACCGGCGACCTCATCGGCGGGCGCGTTCTCGTGCTGCGCAAGGGCCAGCGCGAGCGTCGCGTCGTCAGCGTCGAGGGGTGA
- a CDS encoding DUF2231 domain-containing protein: protein MPNLASLHPQVVHFVVALIIVGVLFRWASLLFAKASWLSPAATTLVALGTLASLVAVKSGADAHGPVERVPGARPAVVEHEEWGERARNVFLLLLVAEALAATLSRRQAAHAKTATIVAAVAGLAAVGVLYKAAEEGGELVYNYAGGIGIRSGDPADVGHLLVAAAHHTAAQDRQAGRPDRAADLIGSVADRFPDQIELQLARVDSLITDRNDPRSALIRLDEIRVPTDDVRMRVRAGLLRSAALAAAGDSSAARQVLETLKAEFPTNAQVQRRLAELSTAK, encoded by the coding sequence ATGCCGAATCTCGCGTCCCTCCATCCCCAAGTAGTCCACTTCGTCGTGGCCCTGATCATCGTCGGCGTCCTCTTCCGATGGGCCTCGCTGCTGTTCGCAAAGGCCTCGTGGCTGTCTCCGGCGGCTACCACACTCGTTGCGCTCGGAACCTTGGCGAGCCTCGTTGCCGTGAAGTCCGGCGCGGATGCGCACGGGCCGGTCGAACGTGTCCCAGGGGCACGGCCCGCCGTGGTGGAACACGAAGAGTGGGGCGAGCGCGCGCGTAACGTGTTCCTGCTCCTGCTGGTCGCCGAAGCGTTGGCCGCCACTCTGTCGCGGCGCCAGGCCGCCCACGCGAAGACCGCCACCATAGTCGCCGCGGTCGCGGGCCTCGCCGCGGTCGGCGTGCTCTACAAGGCGGCCGAAGAGGGTGGGGAGCTCGTCTACAACTACGCCGGCGGAATTGGCATCCGATCCGGGGACCCCGCCGACGTCGGGCACCTGCTGGTTGCGGCAGCCCACCACACCGCGGCCCAGGACAGACAGGCCGGTCGGCCAGACCGGGCCGCGGACCTCATCGGGTCCGTCGCCGACCGGTTCCCGGATCAAATCGAGCTACAGCTGGCGCGGGTGGACTCCCTCATCACCGACAGAAACGACCCGCGATCGGCCCTCATTCGCCTGGATGAAATCCGAGTGCCCACCGATGACGTGCGAATGCGGGTCCGTGCCGGCCTGCTGCGGTCGGCGGCGCTCGCTGCGGCGGGAGACAGTTCGGCTGCGCGCCAAGTCCTCGAGACGCTCAAGGCTGAGTTCCCGACCAACGCCCAAGTTCAGCGGCGTCTTGCTGAACTCTCCACGGCCAAGTGA
- a CDS encoding CrcB family protein, whose translation MGDWKVWVAVWLGSGLGGLFRHALTETVTRLTEGGFPAGTLVVNVAGSAAIGAVAAAVAGGGWSPVGRHAAMTGLLGGFTTFSTFSVQTMALLQQGRWNAALANMVLSVGLSLAGCWAGYAASQHLIR comes from the coding sequence ATGGGTGACTGGAAAGTGTGGGTCGCGGTCTGGCTCGGAAGCGGCCTTGGCGGGCTGTTCCGGCATGCGCTCACCGAAACGGTGACGCGGCTCACCGAAGGAGGGTTTCCGGCTGGGACCTTGGTCGTCAACGTCGCGGGGTCTGCGGCGATTGGGGCCGTGGCGGCTGCCGTGGCCGGGGGGGGCTGGAGTCCGGTCGGCCGTCACGCAGCCATGACCGGGCTTCTGGGAGGATTCACGACCTTCTCGACGTTCAGCGTTCAGACGATGGCACTCCTTCAACAGGGCCGGTGGAATGCTGCGCTCGCCAACATGGTGTTATCCGTGGGGCTGAGCCTGGCCGGCTGCTGGGCCGGCTATGCCGCTTCTCAGCACCTGATCCGCTGA
- a CDS encoding DNA-formamidopyrimidine glycosylase family protein, with the protein MPDIELYLHALRPRLIGRTIRTLRIANPFVVRSVSPPPTALEGQPVIDLRRIGKRIALLTDGPCLVIHLMIAGRLRWESAGAPLPRKLGLLALDMDDGTLILTEAGSTRRAAVHVVRDAHELAAIDPGGLEVLSSGRPAFAGRLRTERHTLKRALTDPSLFSGIGNAYSDEILHRARLSPLKLSDALTEEEVTRLHEAARMTLAEWRDRLIEDAGETFPTKVTAFRPGMAAHGRFGHPCPACGTAIQRLRYASNEANYCPHCQTGGRLLADRALSRLLREDWPRSLDELERHKADRRQPAAIARR; encoded by the coding sequence TTGCCGGACATCGAGCTCTACCTCCACGCACTCAGGCCGCGCCTCATCGGCAGGACCATCCGCACGCTGCGCATCGCGAATCCCTTCGTCGTACGGTCCGTCTCTCCTCCCCCAACTGCGCTCGAGGGCCAGCCCGTCATCGACCTTCGACGGATCGGGAAGCGCATTGCTCTCCTGACGGATGGACCGTGCCTGGTGATCCATCTCATGATCGCCGGACGATTGCGATGGGAGTCCGCCGGCGCGCCGCTTCCTCGCAAGCTCGGGCTCTTGGCTCTCGACATGGACGACGGCACCCTGATCCTCACCGAGGCGGGATCCACACGGCGGGCAGCGGTTCACGTCGTCAGGGACGCGCATGAGCTCGCGGCCATCGATCCCGGTGGCCTCGAAGTACTTTCGAGTGGTCGACCCGCCTTCGCTGGACGTCTGCGGACCGAGCGGCACACGTTGAAGCGGGCGCTGACGGATCCGTCCTTGTTCAGCGGCATCGGCAACGCCTACTCCGACGAGATCCTCCACAGGGCGCGACTTTCCCCGTTGAAACTGTCGGACGCTCTCACCGAAGAGGAGGTCACCCGGCTGCACGAGGCCGCGCGCATGACCCTCGCCGAGTGGCGAGACCGCCTCATAGAAGACGCGGGCGAGACGTTCCCGACGAAGGTCACGGCCTTCCGGCCCGGCATGGCGGCGCACGGGCGCTTCGGGCATCCGTGCCCGGCGTGTGGCACGGCCATTCAGCGTCTTCGCTATGCCTCCAACGAAGCCAACTACTGTCCCCACTGCCAGACGGGCGGCCGGCTCCTGGCCGATCGCGCACTCTCGAGGCTGCTGCGAGAAGATTGGCCCCGGTCACTCGACGAACTGGAGCGGCACAAGGCCGACCGCCGCCAGCCAGCCGCTATCGCCCGGCGGTGA
- a CDS encoding lipocalin family protein has translation MLEAFSALRLVGDWYEVAGTGSWSSRRCVSDTRYSFRAKGPAVSASRACTTALGVERRRGLAKGDGSGTGALKLRLVWPVFATLPAAWSDFWILAAGNGDEWLLVGDRDRARLSLLSRTVALDESAFARAIAAARAAGYSVDGLARVAHPAGATGLTAGR, from the coding sequence GTGCTCGAGGCGTTCAGCGCGCTACGCCTGGTCGGCGACTGGTACGAAGTGGCGGGAACCGGGTCGTGGTCTTCGCGGCGATGCGTCTCCGACACGCGCTACTCCTTCCGCGCGAAGGGGCCGGCAGTGTCGGCGTCGCGGGCATGCACGACGGCACTGGGGGTTGAGCGCCGGCGGGGCCTCGCCAAGGGCGACGGCAGTGGCACGGGCGCGCTGAAGCTGCGGTTGGTGTGGCCGGTCTTCGCGACTCTTCCGGCGGCGTGGAGCGATTTCTGGATTCTCGCCGCAGGCAACGGCGACGAGTGGCTGCTGGTGGGCGACAGGGATCGGGCGCGCCTGTCGCTGCTGTCGCGGACCGTCGCGCTCGACGAGAGCGCGTTCGCCAGGGCAATTGCGGCGGCGCGAGCAGCCGGCTACTCCGTCGACGGCCTGGCGCGAGTCGCACACCCCGCCGGAGCGACGGGCCTCACCGCCGGGCGATAG
- a CDS encoding tRNA-dihydrouridine synthase family protein: MAMTFRERLAGAVVMAPMTKGSNLPYRRLCVEMGARVTLSEMTVARRLKQRRKGEFALIRRAPGETCFGVQLAGTNPEELAWAAALVEERGADFVDVNFGCPIDHFTRKGLGAAMGRQPRRMQRIIEAMKRAVQRIPVTGKIRLGWSDEDRNFLDQARALEAGGVDAITVHGRTRNARYRLAADWDAIGQVVAAVSVPVVGNGDILFPHEVDEARARAGCVAVMAARGVLIKPWLFREVTDGYRDMDAEARLAVYRRYVVLALEHWGADAHGQARVREFLRWHAAFWCRYAGRRVDGSWPSMQHREPAASGRAPLVELLARSDGPALEFVTDGLLAGVPLDPARVPSAQAVEDLTDAAVEG, translated from the coding sequence ATGGCCATGACGTTTCGCGAACGTCTGGCCGGCGCCGTCGTGATGGCACCGATGACGAAGGGGTCGAACCTCCCGTACCGGCGGCTGTGCGTCGAAATGGGCGCGCGGGTCACGCTCAGCGAAATGACCGTGGCGCGCCGCCTGAAGCAGCGGCGCAAGGGCGAGTTCGCGCTGATTCGCCGGGCCCCCGGCGAGACCTGCTTCGGCGTGCAGCTGGCCGGAACCAACCCGGAGGAATTGGCCTGGGCTGCGGCGCTGGTCGAGGAGCGGGGCGCCGACTTCGTGGACGTGAACTTCGGCTGCCCCATCGACCACTTCACGCGGAAGGGTCTGGGAGCGGCCATGGGCCGGCAGCCCCGCCGGATGCAGCGCATCATCGAAGCGATGAAGCGGGCCGTCCAACGCATTCCGGTGACGGGCAAGATCCGCCTCGGTTGGAGCGACGAGGACCGGAACTTCCTGGACCAGGCGAGAGCGCTCGAGGCCGGCGGTGTCGACGCCATCACCGTCCACGGACGGACGCGGAACGCCCGCTACCGGCTCGCGGCCGACTGGGACGCAATTGGACAGGTCGTCGCGGCTGTGAGTGTGCCCGTCGTGGGCAACGGTGACATTCTCTTTCCCCACGAGGTCGACGAGGCGAGGGCCCGGGCAGGGTGCGTGGCGGTAATGGCCGCGCGCGGCGTCCTGATCAAGCCGTGGCTGTTTCGCGAGGTCACGGACGGCTACCGGGACATGGACGCCGAGGCTCGCCTTGCCGTCTATCGCCGCTACGTGGTGTTGGCCCTGGAGCATTGGGGCGCGGACGCTCACGGTCAGGCCCGAGTCCGCGAGTTCCTTCGGTGGCACGCCGCGTTCTGGTGCCGATATGCGGGGCGCCGGGTCGACGGCTCGTGGCCGTCCATGCAGCACCGTGAGCCTGCCGCGAGTGGAAGGGCGCCGCTCGTGGAACTGCTGGCGAGGAGCGACGGCCCGGCGCTGGAGTTCGTGACTGACGGGTTGTTGGCGGGTGTGCCGCTCGACCCCGCGCGAGTCCCGTCTGCGCAGGCTGTCGAGGATCTGACCGATGCCGCGGTCGAAGGGTGA
- a CDS encoding TraB/GumN family protein, with amino-acid sequence MPSAPHHLARVLAAGFVLLAGAGLVAQTAATPTPHHFVWKVTKADKPVAWLVGSVHVLTKEVFPLPPVFDRAFAESRTLIEEVDLGAAADPAAALPLAAKAVFTDGRTLSALLDDETRASVEAKAAAAGLPMLLLDRMKPWLAAMTLTVPALQKAGFDPQLGLDRHFYERAVDASRPVRGLETAESQIAVLDGLPIPVQVDMLKAVLSDVDTQVGAVGALVGAWRRGDVPALERLLLDEFKESPEVYQRLLVERNRAWVPQIAACTSEPAPCLVVVGGAHLVGPDSVVAMLRTAGFSVQQQ; translated from the coding sequence ATGCCGTCGGCTCCCCACCACCTCGCCCGCGTCCTCGCCGCCGGGTTCGTGCTCCTGGCGGGCGCTGGCCTCGTTGCGCAGACCGCCGCTACGCCGACGCCCCATCACTTCGTGTGGAAGGTGACCAAGGCCGACAAGCCCGTGGCATGGCTCGTCGGCTCGGTCCACGTGCTCACCAAAGAAGTCTTCCCGCTCCCGCCGGTCTTCGACCGCGCGTTTGCCGAATCGCGGACGCTGATCGAGGAGGTGGACCTCGGCGCCGCGGCAGATCCTGCCGCGGCCCTGCCGCTCGCCGCGAAGGCTGTCTTCACGGACGGACGCACGCTCTCAGCGCTTCTCGACGACGAGACCCGAGCATCGGTGGAGGCCAAGGCGGCCGCCGCCGGGTTGCCCATGCTGCTCCTGGATCGGATGAAGCCCTGGCTGGCCGCAATGACCCTGACCGTACCTGCCCTTCAGAAGGCCGGCTTCGATCCGCAGCTCGGACTCGATCGCCATTTCTACGAGCGCGCCGTCGACGCCTCGAGGCCCGTGCGGGGGCTCGAGACGGCGGAGTCGCAGATCGCGGTGCTCGACGGGCTGCCGATCCCGGTCCAGGTCGACATGCTCAAGGCCGTGCTGTCGGACGTGGATACACAGGTAGGGGCCGTGGGGGCGCTCGTCGGGGCTTGGCGCCGGGGCGATGTTCCGGCGCTCGAACGCCTGCTCCTGGACGAATTCAAGGAGTCACCCGAGGTCTACCAGCGCCTGCTGGTGGAGCGGAACCGAGCATGGGTGCCGCAGATTGCAGCGTGCACGTCCGAACCCGCCCCGTGCCTCGTCGTCGTCGGCGGCGCCCACCTCGTCGGCCCCGACAGCGTCGTCGCGATGCTGCGGACGGCGGGGTTCAGCGTCCAGCAGCAATAG
- a CDS encoding DNA-3-methyladenine glycosylase I, with protein sequence MTATTGLNDAGRGRRRCWWCGTDPLYVTYHDEEWGRPVLSDDRLFEKICLEGFQAGLSWLTILRKRERFREAFAAFDPSQVARFGARDVSRLLGDEGIVRHRGKIESAVNNARRALELKAEFGSLAAYAWSWEPSAAERPKRLTIATLRTMATTPTSTAMSKDLKRRGWTFVGPTTIYAFMQAMGLVNDHLDGCFVREPAERMRRSVDRRQPGAIAAGR encoded by the coding sequence GTGACGGCGACAACGGGACTGAACGACGCTGGACGGGGCCGCCGGCGGTGCTGGTGGTGCGGCACCGATCCGTTGTACGTGACCTACCACGACGAGGAGTGGGGCCGTCCGGTCCTGAGCGACGACCGGCTGTTCGAGAAGATCTGCCTCGAGGGGTTTCAGGCCGGCCTGAGCTGGCTGACGATCCTGCGGAAGCGGGAGCGGTTCCGGGAGGCGTTCGCGGCGTTCGATCCCAGCCAGGTCGCACGTTTCGGGGCACGGGACGTCTCGCGACTGCTCGGCGACGAGGGCATCGTGCGCCACCGCGGCAAGATCGAGTCCGCGGTCAACAACGCACGCCGGGCCCTGGAACTGAAAGCCGAGTTCGGGTCGCTCGCGGCGTATGCCTGGTCGTGGGAGCCGTCGGCCGCCGAACGTCCGAAGCGCCTCACGATCGCCACCCTCAGGACGATGGCTACGACCCCGACCTCGACGGCCATGTCCAAGGACCTCAAGCGGCGGGGGTGGACCTTCGTGGGCCCGACGACCATCTACGCCTTCATGCAGGCAATGGGATTGGTGAACGATCACCTCGACGGATGCTTCGTGCGGGAGCCGGCCGAGCGGATGCGGCGGAGCGTCGATCGGCGGCAGCCGGGTGCTATTGCTGCTGGACGCTGA